A single Fundulus heteroclitus isolate FHET01 chromosome 4, MU-UCD_Fhet_4.1, whole genome shotgun sequence DNA region contains:
- the LOC118556410 gene encoding keratinocyte-associated protein 3-like: MCSFDKDKGPGRLMKKGLILILVGHINFILGAIVHGSVLRHISKPSQHISTEYTVANIISVTSGLLSIASGITAIVVSRNLHKIKLQIGLLVSSFLNALLSAACCVGLLLAISITIAQNGSGLMYGCNDTVVPINARSPVSAQCPFDTTRIYDTTLALWIPCALLSAAEAGLSLWCFIVGLALRGLAPCGKSYIKEQLEEEAERSPQTRRLIGKHLNTQA, encoded by the exons ATGTGCAGCTTCG ATAAGGACAAAGGGCCTGGCAGGCTGATGAAAAAGGGGCTGATTCTCATCCTGGTCGGCCATATCAACTTCATCCTGGGCGCCATCGTCCATGGCAGTGTCCTGCGTCACATTTCAAAACCCAGCCAGCACATCAGTACTGAATACACAGTAGCCAACATCATTTCAGTCACATCTGGCCTGCTG AGCATTGCCTCTGGGATTACTGCCATTGTGGTTTCAAGGAACCTTCACAAGATTAAGCTG CAAATAGGGCTTCTGGTTTCGTCATTCCTGAACGCTTTGCTGTCGGCGGCGTGCTGCGTCGGTCTCCTCTTGGCCATCAGCATCACCATTGCCCAAAATGGGAGCGGTCTGATGTATGGATGCAACGACACAGTGGTGCCCATCAATGCCCGCTCGCCTGTCAGTGCCCAGTGCCCGTTTGACACGACACGAATCTAT GATACCACTCTGGCTCTGTGGATCCCCTGCGCTCTGCTGTCGGCAGCCGAAGCCGGACTGTCGCTGTGGTGCTTCATCGTTGGACTGGCGCTCAGAGGGCTGGCACCCTGTGGGAAAAGCTACATCAAAGAGCAG TTGGAGGAAGAGGCTGAGCGCTCTCCCCAAACCCGCCGCCTGATCGGAAAACATCTAAACACTCAAGCCTAA